One Streptomyces hundungensis DNA segment encodes these proteins:
- a CDS encoding ankyrin repeat domain-containing protein produces the protein MSEELDPEVVELASRIFELARQGEAEALAAYVDAGVSANLTNDRGDSLVMLAAYHGHAEAVAALLARGAEADRANDRGQTPLAGAVFKGEDAVIKALLAGGADPSAGTPSAVDTARMFGKTELLALFGAN, from the coding sequence ATGAGCGAGGAACTCGATCCCGAGGTGGTCGAGCTGGCGTCCAGGATCTTCGAGCTGGCCCGTCAGGGAGAGGCCGAGGCGCTCGCCGCATACGTCGACGCCGGGGTGTCCGCGAACCTCACCAACGACCGCGGCGACTCGCTCGTCATGCTGGCCGCCTACCACGGCCACGCGGAGGCCGTCGCCGCCCTGCTGGCCCGCGGCGCCGAGGCCGACCGCGCCAACGACCGGGGCCAGACGCCGCTCGCCGGCGCCGTCTTCAAGGGCGAGGACGCCGTGATCAAGGCCCTCCTCGCCGGCGGAGCCGATCCTTCCGCCGGGACGCCCTCCGCGGTCGACACCGCCCGGATGTTCGGCAAGACGGAACTGCTCGCCCTGTTCGGCGCCAACTGA